In Rhinolophus sinicus isolate RSC01 chromosome X, ASM3656204v1, whole genome shotgun sequence, a single genomic region encodes these proteins:
- the SERTM2 gene encoding serine-rich and transmembrane domain-containing 2, whose product MTEIIFKYHGNLTGRAHFPTLATEVDTTSDKYSNLYMYVGLFLSLLAILLFLLFTMLLRLKHVISPITSESTENVLQFTDVEMQSRIPTP is encoded by the coding sequence ATGACAGAGATAATTTTCAAGTACCATGGAAATCTCACTGGGCGGGCCCATTTCCCCACCCTGGCAACAGAGGTTGACACCACTTCAGATAAGTATTCCAACCTATACATGTATGTGGGCTTATTCCTGAGCCTCCTGGCCATTCTCCTCTTCCTGCTCTTCACAATGCTCCTTCGGCTCAAACATGTCATCTCACCCATCACCTCGGAGAGCACAGAAAATGTTCTTCAATTCACAGATGTAGAGATGCAGAGTCGAATCCCCACTCCTTAA